A single genomic interval of Zunongwangia sp. HGR-M22 harbors:
- a CDS encoding ABC transporter ATP-binding protein, translating into MITATNLSKVYNGTKVLDIDHLEIPQGQNFGLVGNNGAGKTTFFSMLLDLIRPTSGSIFNHEITVNESEEWKTFTSSFIDESFLIGYLTPEEYFYFVGELRNQNRADIHSFLEQFEEFFNGEIIGRKKYLRDLSKGNQKKVGIVAALIGNPKVVVLDEPFANLDPSTQIKLKKIIKELSEFSGTTVLVSSHDLIHVTEVCERIVVLDKGVIVRDINTSEATLKELESYFSGETAPQENIDPSIQHNTENTME; encoded by the coding sequence ATGATAACAGCAACCAACCTCTCAAAAGTATATAACGGTACTAAAGTTTTAGATATCGACCATTTAGAAATTCCACAAGGACAAAATTTTGGATTAGTAGGAAATAATGGAGCCGGGAAAACTACATTTTTTAGTATGTTACTTGATTTAATTCGGCCAACTTCAGGTAGTATTTTTAATCATGAAATTACCGTAAACGAAAGTGAAGAGTGGAAGACATTCACTTCCTCTTTTATTGATGAAAGTTTTTTGATAGGCTACCTTACTCCTGAAGAATATTTCTATTTTGTGGGAGAACTTCGCAATCAAAATCGTGCTGATATTCATAGTTTTTTAGAGCAATTTGAAGAGTTTTTTAACGGCGAGATCATTGGTCGGAAAAAATATCTTCGCGATTTATCCAAAGGAAACCAAAAGAAAGTAGGTATTGTTGCCGCTTTAATTGGCAATCCAAAAGTAGTAGTGTTAGACGAACCTTTTGCAAACCTGGATCCTAGCACCCAGATTAAGCTGAAAAAAATTATTAAAGAGCTTTCTGAATTTTCGGGCACAACGGTATTAGTTTCTAGCCATGATCTTATTCATGTTACAGAAGTTTGCGAGCGCATTGTAGTTTTAGACAAAGGAGTGATTGTACGCGATATCAATACTTCAGAAGCGACTTTAAAAGAATTGGAATCTTACTTTTCAGGAGAGACAGCACCACAGGAAAATATAGATCCTTCAATACAACATAATACCGAAAATACTATGGAATAG
- a CDS encoding DUF5687 family protein: MIGKLLSLEWKSFTRSASFGKSLSVKILLGFLGLYFAVIFLGFGVGLHPFLKEMYPDEVPLLKFNEFVLAWLGFELIFRFFFQSLPVLKIKPLLVQDIRKKKLVDFVLYKSLFSFYNLFPILFYVPFAIMNGIKSDYSAISLLGWCAAMLFFSFSLNFLNFLIKKKFAENIKSFLPFIFLILVVAGLDYFDIISLSEQFGVFLNFLLQMPYLAVLPLLLCIGLFMVVRHILLDKFYLDSGLKAKQQVAKSQDFEWTKRFGDIAPFLQLDMKMIWRNKRPKTTVFLSFIFVLYGLLFFSDTGLDGLKIMPIFAGVFMTGMFVTNFGQFIPSWDSSYYQMIMSQNIPMRKYLESKAVLLSFSIIILTILCTPYLYFGWNVMLIIVMCALYNLGVNVPFLLFMGSLNKKRIDLEKSPMMNYQGMGAAQWIMAIPVLIVPPGIFSLFYNLFSFNIGLLALGVLGVIGLLLRNYLMDKITLQYKKKKYIMIHGFKQTDA; this comes from the coding sequence ATGATTGGTAAATTACTCAGCTTAGAGTGGAAATCTTTTACTCGTAGCGCTAGTTTTGGTAAAAGCCTTAGCGTTAAAATTTTATTGGGTTTTTTGGGGCTCTATTTCGCAGTTATTTTTTTAGGTTTTGGTGTTGGATTACATCCTTTTCTAAAAGAAATGTATCCAGATGAAGTTCCGCTTTTAAAATTCAATGAATTTGTGTTGGCTTGGCTTGGATTTGAGTTGATTTTTAGATTTTTTTTCCAAAGCTTACCGGTGCTCAAAATTAAGCCTTTGCTTGTTCAGGATATAAGAAAAAAGAAATTAGTAGATTTTGTATTGTATAAATCACTGTTTTCCTTCTACAATCTTTTTCCAATCCTTTTTTATGTGCCATTCGCTATTATGAATGGAATTAAATCTGATTATAGTGCGATCTCTCTTTTAGGATGGTGCGCGGCAATGCTTTTTTTTAGTTTTTCCTTAAACTTTTTAAACTTCCTTATTAAAAAGAAATTCGCTGAAAATATTAAATCCTTTTTGCCATTTATCTTTTTGATTTTGGTTGTAGCGGGCTTAGATTATTTTGATATTATTTCGTTAAGTGAACAATTTGGAGTGTTCTTAAACTTTCTATTACAAATGCCTTATTTGGCCGTACTACCGCTACTGCTTTGTATAGGTTTGTTTATGGTGGTTAGACATATACTTTTAGACAAATTTTATCTGGATTCTGGTTTAAAAGCTAAACAACAAGTGGCGAAATCTCAGGATTTTGAATGGACTAAGCGTTTTGGTGATATCGCTCCTTTTCTTCAATTAGATATGAAAATGATTTGGCGTAATAAACGCCCCAAAACAACCGTGTTTCTATCTTTTATCTTTGTGCTATACGGCTTGTTGTTTTTTAGTGATACAGGCTTAGATGGGCTAAAAATTATGCCGATTTTTGCAGGAGTTTTTATGACGGGCATGTTTGTAACTAATTTTGGGCAATTTATACCAAGTTGGGATTCCTCGTATTATCAAATGATAATGTCTCAAAATATTCCTATGCGAAAATACCTTGAGTCTAAAGCAGTATTACTTAGCTTCAGCATTATTATTCTAACAATTTTATGCACACCTTATCTCTATTTTGGATGGAATGTGATGTTAATTATCGTGATGTGCGCTTTGTATAATCTAGGTGTTAATGTCCCGTTTTTATTATTTATGGGATCGCTTAATAAAAAAAGAATCGATTTGGAAAAAAGTCCTATGATGAACTATCAGGGAATGGGCGCGGCACAATGGATTATGGCAATACCAGTCTTAATAGTGCCTCCGGGAATTTTTTCCTTGTTTTATAATTTATTCAGTTTTAATATCGGACTTCTGGCATTGGGCGTTTTAGGAGTTATCGGACTTTTACTTCGGAATTACCTGATGGATAAAATCACACTTCAGTACAAAAAGAAAAAGTATATTATGATTCACGGCTTTAAACAAACTGACGCATAG